A single genomic interval of Polynucleobacter necessarius harbors:
- the tolA gene encoding cell envelope integrity protein TolA: MIGIRWNNSTSSGIEVELWDSAPQVETPPEPELKTEVKEEAADIAIKKKKLEKEPPKKEVVKEKPKAVKPPPPKEKPKKEEPPKKAEASKAQSRAETKANAAAEKARADQLARLRAAAVAEGGSGGTVGSGVGGDGNAPPGWTDKVIKKVKPLIVFNPESVSGNPSAVVLVNLAPDGAILSTSIQSSSGNAGWDRAVLLALSRAESLPKDDDGKIPQREVKLTFKPKD; this comes from the coding sequence ATGATTGGTATTAGGTGGAACAACAGCACTTCATCTGGAATAGAAGTAGAGCTCTGGGATTCCGCACCACAAGTTGAAACACCACCTGAGCCAGAACTCAAAACTGAAGTCAAAGAAGAAGCGGCTGATATCGCCATTAAGAAAAAGAAGCTAGAAAAAGAGCCTCCTAAAAAAGAAGTAGTGAAGGAAAAACCAAAGGCAGTCAAACCGCCTCCGCCGAAAGAAAAACCAAAGAAGGAGGAGCCACCTAAAAAAGCGGAAGCTTCCAAGGCGCAATCTCGAGCGGAAACTAAAGCTAATGCTGCGGCTGAAAAAGCGCGCGCCGATCAGTTAGCACGCTTACGCGCAGCAGCGGTAGCAGAAGGTGGTAGTGGTGGCACAGTCGGTAGTGGCGTTGGTGGCGATGGTAACGCACCACCTGGCTGGACCGATAAAGTGATCAAAAAGGTGAAGCCATTAATCGTCTTTAATCCAGAATCCGTCAGCGGCAACCCTTCAGCAGTCGTTTTGGTCAATCTTGCGCCAGATGGGGCCATTTTGAGCACTAGCATTCAGTCTTCTAGCGGTAATGCGGGCTGGGATCGCGCAGTATTGTTAGCCCTTTCACGTGCAGAGAGTCTGCCAAAAGACGACGATGGCAAAATTCCACAACGCGAAGTAAAACTGACTTTTAAACCCAAGGATTAA
- the tolR gene encoding protein TolR: MAGFSLRKNKRRAMADINVVPYIDVMLVLLVIFMVTAPMVNPGVVNLPTVGGAKVQSLPPVFLTIDTNEDVIVRKDGDPTQTLNKFELGAFARSNAEKSADQPIVIAADKSIKYETVMEVMSKLKENGVKRVGLAVKTQ; this comes from the coding sequence ATGGCCGGTTTTTCATTACGCAAAAACAAACGTCGGGCAATGGCCGACATCAACGTCGTTCCGTACATCGACGTGATGTTGGTGTTGTTGGTGATTTTTATGGTTACCGCACCCATGGTTAATCCCGGCGTTGTCAACTTGCCAACTGTTGGTGGCGCCAAAGTGCAATCCTTGCCGCCTGTCTTTTTAACTATCGACACCAATGAAGATGTCATCGTACGAAAAGATGGCGACCCAACACAAACACTAAATAAATTTGAACTCGGTGCTTTTGCCCGGTCAAATGCCGAAAAATCCGCTGACCAACCGATTGTGATTGCAGCCGATAAATCCATTAAGTATGAAACTGTGATGGAAGTCATGTCCAAGCTCAAAGAGAATGGCGTGAAACGGGTTGGCCTTGCGGTCAAGACCCAATAA
- the tolQ gene encoding protein TolQ, which translates to MTSTQDLSFLSLVLNASLLVQLVMLLLLSMSIASWTIIFKKTAVLRGVRQNTDRFERDFRSDGDLNTLLEAAQRNTRSDAVLEHIFEAGMQEFNKGREIDAARRAMKATYQREMDLLEANLPFLASVGSVSPYIGLFGTVWGIMHSFRGLANVQNATLSTVAPGIAEALIATAIGLFAAIPAVVAYNRAATDVDRLSIRFETFIEELTNILQRQTAVR; encoded by the coding sequence ATGACCTCCACACAAGACCTCTCATTCCTCTCTCTAGTCCTCAATGCCAGCCTATTAGTCCAGTTGGTAATGTTGTTATTACTGAGCATGTCCATCGCCTCTTGGACCATTATTTTCAAGAAAACCGCCGTTTTACGTGGGGTTAGACAAAATACAGACCGCTTTGAGCGTGATTTCCGGTCAGACGGAGACCTCAATACCCTTCTGGAGGCAGCTCAGCGGAATACCCGCAGCGATGCTGTCCTGGAGCACATCTTTGAAGCCGGTATGCAGGAGTTCAACAAAGGCCGTGAAATTGACGCTGCCCGCCGAGCCATGAAAGCCACTTATCAGCGTGAAATGGACCTTTTGGAGGCCAATCTGCCCTTCCTGGCTTCTGTAGGCTCGGTCTCCCCATACATCGGCCTCTTTGGCACCGTTTGGGGGATCATGCACTCCTTCCGCGGCTTGGCCAATGTGCAAAATGCCACCCTTTCTACTGTTGCCCCCGGCATCGCAGAAGCTTTGATCGCAACCGCAATTGGTTTGTTTGCCGCGATTCCAGCGGTAGTTGCTTACAACCGCGCCGCCACCGATGTTGACCGCCTCTCCATTCGCTTTGAAACATTCATCGAAGAGCTCACCAATATCTTACAGCGCCAAACTGCGGTACGATAA
- the glyA gene encoding serine hydroxymethyltransferase: MFDRQNTLAKTDPQLWEAIQNENQRQEDHIEMIASENYTSPAVMAAQGSQLTNKYAEGYPGKRYYGGCEFVDVAEQLAIDRVKALFGAEAANVQPHCGASANQAVFLAFLKPGDTFMGMSLAEGGHLTHGMALNMSGKWFNPIAYGLDKNEEIDYEQMEGLAREHKPKLIIAGASAYSKKIVFERIGKLAKEVGAIFMVDMAHYAGLVAAGVYPNPVPHADIVTSTTHKSLRGPRGGIILMKAEHEKAINSAVFPGLQGGPLMHVIAAKAVAFKEAAEPGFKDYQKQVVANAKALAETLIARGLRIVSGGTDSHVMLVDLRAKKMTGKEAERVLGEAHITCNKNGIPNDPEKPMVTSGIRLGSPAMTTRGFKEAEARQIGNFIADVLDNPNDPANIAKVRAQVVELTKRFRVYG; the protein is encoded by the coding sequence ATGTTTGACCGCCAAAACACATTAGCCAAAACCGATCCCCAGTTATGGGAAGCTATTCAGAACGAAAATCAGCGTCAGGAAGACCATATTGAGATGATTGCTTCTGAGAACTACACCTCACCAGCGGTGATGGCTGCCCAAGGCTCTCAGTTGACCAATAAGTACGCTGAAGGTTACCCAGGCAAGCGTTATTACGGTGGTTGTGAATTCGTGGACGTTGCTGAGCAATTGGCGATTGATCGTGTCAAAGCTTTGTTTGGTGCTGAAGCGGCAAACGTGCAACCGCATTGCGGCGCATCCGCAAACCAAGCGGTATTTTTGGCTTTCTTAAAACCAGGCGATACCTTTATGGGGATGAGTCTTGCTGAAGGTGGTCACTTGACCCACGGCATGGCTTTAAACATGAGTGGTAAGTGGTTCAACCCAATCGCTTATGGCTTGGATAAGAACGAAGAAATCGATTACGAGCAGATGGAGGGTTTGGCTCGCGAGCACAAACCAAAATTGATTATTGCTGGCGCATCTGCATATTCCAAAAAGATTGTTTTTGAGCGCATCGGTAAATTAGCAAAAGAAGTGGGCGCGATCTTTATGGTAGATATGGCTCACTATGCTGGCTTGGTTGCGGCAGGCGTTTACCCAAATCCAGTGCCCCATGCTGACATCGTGACTTCGACAACCCACAAGAGCTTGCGTGGCCCTCGTGGCGGCATCATCTTGATGAAAGCCGAACACGAGAAAGCCATCAATTCCGCAGTGTTCCCAGGCTTACAGGGCGGCCCTTTGATGCACGTGATTGCTGCTAAAGCGGTAGCGTTCAAAGAGGCTGCAGAACCAGGTTTTAAAGATTATCAAAAGCAAGTAGTTGCTAATGCAAAAGCGCTGGCTGAGACATTGATTGCGCGTGGCTTAAGAATCGTTTCTGGCGGCACAGATTCACATGTGATGTTGGTGGATTTACGCGCCAAGAAAATGACCGGCAAAGAAGCTGAGCGTGTGTTGGGCGAGGCCCACATTACTTGTAACAAAAACGGTATTCCAAATGATCCAGAAAAACCAATGGTGACTAGCGGCATTCGTTTGGGCTCCCCTGCAATGACAACGCGTGGATTCAAAGAGGCGGAAGCAAGACAGATCGGTAACTTTATTGCAGATGTTTTGGATAATCCAAATGACCCTGCGAATATCGCTAAAGTGCGCGCACAAGTTGTCGAGCTCACTAAGCGTTTCCGGGTTTACGGCTAA
- the nrdR gene encoding transcriptional regulator NrdR, whose protein sequence is MRCHFCHNEDTQVLDTRVSDDGDTIRRRRRCAKCDKRFTTYERVELALPAIVKKNGSRVEYSHDKLASSIKLALRKRPVSSDSVDESIARIEEKLLSLGEKEIPSERVGELVMRELKRLDKVAYIRFASVYRSFADIESFESALKELK, encoded by the coding sequence TTGCGCTGCCATTTTTGCCATAACGAAGATACCCAGGTGTTAGATACCCGGGTATCTGACGATGGCGATACTATTCGCCGTCGTCGCCGTTGTGCCAAATGCGATAAGCGCTTTACAACTTATGAGCGTGTTGAATTGGCGTTGCCAGCTATCGTTAAGAAAAACGGTAGTCGTGTGGAATACAGTCACGATAAGTTGGCAAGCTCAATCAAGTTGGCTTTGCGTAAGCGTCCAGTGTCATCAGACTCTGTCGATGAATCCATTGCACGCATTGAAGAAAAACTCCTGAGCCTTGGTGAAAAAGAAATCCCGAGCGAACGTGTTGGCGAGCTTGTGATGCGCGAGCTTAAGCGTTTAGATAAAGTGGCTTACATCCGCTTTGCCTCGGTCTACAGAAGCTTTGCCGATATTGAGTCTTTTGAAAGCGCTTTAAAAGAGCTCAAATAA
- the adk gene encoding adenylate kinase: MRLILLGAPGAGKGTQAQFICEKFAIPQISTGDMLRAAVKAGTELGISAKKIMDAGGLVSDNIIIGLVKDRLAQPDCSKDYLFDGFPRTIPQAQAMKDAGVPIDYVVEIDVPFDAIIDRMGGRRVHPASGRTYHIKYNPPKVEGKDDVTGDPLIQRDDDKEETVRKRLQVYDDQTRPLVEYYSSWAAQANPADKVKAPAYRKVSGTGSVEDITASIFAALK, translated from the coding sequence ATGCGGTTGATTCTGCTCGGTGCACCAGGTGCTGGCAAAGGCACACAAGCTCAGTTTATTTGCGAAAAGTTCGCTATTCCACAAATCTCCACAGGCGATATGTTGCGCGCTGCCGTGAAAGCCGGAACTGAACTGGGTATTTCTGCTAAAAAAATTATGGATGCTGGCGGCCTTGTTTCCGATAATATCATCATTGGCCTCGTGAAAGATCGCTTAGCTCAACCAGATTGCAGCAAAGATTATTTGTTTGATGGTTTTCCAAGAACCATTCCACAGGCGCAAGCGATGAAAGATGCTGGCGTACCAATTGATTACGTTGTAGAAATCGATGTGCCATTTGATGCCATCATCGATCGCATGGGTGGTCGTCGTGTTCACCCAGCATCTGGCCGCACTTATCACATCAAATACAACCCACCCAAGGTTGAAGGTAAAGATGATGTCACTGGCGATCCATTGATCCAACGTGATGATGACAAAGAAGAAACTGTTCGCAAGCGCCTACAAGTGTATGACGATCAGACTCGCCCATTAGTCGAGTACTACTCTTCATGGGCTGCGCAAGCCAATCCAGCCGATAAAGTGAAGGCGCCAGCCTATCGCAAAGTCAGCGGTACTGGCAGTGTTGAAGACATAACCGCTTCTATTTTTGCGGCGCTGAAATAA